In the Pseudothauera hydrothermalis genome, one interval contains:
- a CDS encoding ISAs1 family transposase, translating to MKAVSIMPLTQVFVSVSDPRSKRHTRHDLSELLTVAVCAVLSGVDDFVDIELWAKAKIDWLRGFMKLEHGIPSHDTIGRVFGLIEPDEFEAAFRRWVGMVVPVLAEDTVVAIDGKSSRRTASKGKTPASALHMVSAFAAGMGVVLGQRATAEKSNEITAIPELLSKLALEGCVVTIDAMGTQAKIARTIRERGAHYVLCVKDNHPKLLDSIRFAGVADPRGPLTPASTHETTNLGHGRTEIRRCVAYDATDRLYKGEEWKDVASFALIERVRTVGNKTSTERAYYLSSLPADAERIAKAVRSHWEVENRLHWCLDVQFNEDQSRVRSGYAANNLAVVRHIVMNLLRLNTTRKASIKSKRMLAATIDEFRAELLGVMT from the coding sequence ATGAAGGCAGTAAGCATCATGCCGCTGACGCAGGTGTTCGTCTCGGTTTCCGACCCGCGCAGCAAGCGCCACACACGCCACGACCTGTCCGAACTGCTCACGGTCGCGGTGTGTGCAGTGCTCTCGGGCGTGGACGACTTCGTCGACATCGAGTTGTGGGCCAAGGCCAAGATCGATTGGCTGCGAGGGTTCATGAAGCTTGAGCATGGCATCCCTTCGCACGACACGATCGGGCGCGTGTTCGGCCTGATTGAGCCTGACGAGTTCGAGGCGGCGTTTCGGCGCTGGGTCGGCATGGTCGTGCCGGTGCTGGCCGAAGACACGGTCGTTGCGATCGACGGCAAGAGCAGCCGAAGAACGGCAAGCAAGGGCAAGACCCCTGCAAGTGCCCTGCACATGGTCAGCGCGTTCGCCGCCGGGATGGGCGTGGTGTTGGGCCAGAGGGCCACGGCCGAGAAATCCAACGAGATCACCGCCATTCCCGAGTTGCTCTCGAAGCTCGCCCTGGAAGGCTGCGTGGTGACGATCGACGCGATGGGCACACAGGCGAAGATTGCGCGCACGATCCGCGAACGCGGCGCCCACTACGTGCTGTGCGTGAAGGACAACCACCCGAAGTTGCTCGACTCGATCCGCTTTGCCGGCGTCGCGGATCCACGGGGACCGCTCACGCCGGCCTCGACGCATGAAACCACGAATCTTGGCCATGGACGCACGGAGATCCGCCGCTGCGTTGCGTACGACGCCACCGATCGGCTCTACAAGGGCGAAGAGTGGAAGGACGTCGCGAGCTTCGCCTTGATCGAGCGGGTGCGCACTGTCGGCAACAAAACCAGCACCGAGCGTGCCTACTACCTGAGCAGCCTGCCCGCGGACGCCGAGCGCATCGCCAAAGCAGTTCGCAGCCACTGGGAGGTGGAGAATCGGCTTCACTGGTGTCTGGATGTGCAGTTCAACGAGGATCAGTCCCGGGTGCGCAGCGGTTACGCGGCCAACAACTTGGCTGTTGTTCGCCACATCGTGATGAACCTGCTGCGGCTGAACACGACCCGTAAGGCGAGCATCAAGTCCAAGCGCATGCTGGCTGCCACTATTGACGAATTTCGGGCCGAGTTGCTCGGAGTTATGACATGA
- a CDS encoding ISL3 family transposase, whose product MHAKLFEAALGITDPWRVAGVDFDAAKKVLTITVDFVAGSRFAVPGVAGAHPVHDTVSKRYRHLNFFQHECYLEVRVPRVRLPDGGIRQVEPDWAGKLAGFTLLFEALVLALCREMPFAALARVVGLSWHRMAAICKRYVELALDQADFSEVKRLAADETSRARGHDYITLVADADARRVLFVTEGRDAATIEAFADDLRAHGGDPQAIESISIDMSPAFIKGVTENLPNATITFDKFHVIAHASAAVDKMRRIEQRTDPSLKGMRWKLLKDLNALEPAARAELNEFIAQVATKRTARAWLYKEQLREILDRKQVNVVRAMLWQWTVNVMRSKVEPMKAVAKMIRKHLEGIVAWTRTRQTNGFLEAINGLFQAAKRKARGYGSFSTIRTVVFLLAGKLDFGKLNRHAA is encoded by the coding sequence ATGCATGCGAAGCTGTTCGAGGCCGCACTGGGCATCACCGATCCGTGGCGCGTGGCCGGGGTCGATTTCGACGCCGCCAAGAAGGTGCTCACAATCACGGTCGATTTCGTCGCGGGCAGCCGCTTCGCGGTGCCGGGCGTGGCCGGGGCGCATCCGGTGCATGACACGGTGAGCAAGCGCTACCGGCACCTGAACTTCTTCCAGCACGAGTGCTACCTCGAAGTGCGGGTGCCGCGCGTGCGCCTGCCCGACGGCGGCATCCGCCAGGTCGAGCCGGATTGGGCAGGCAAGCTCGCCGGCTTCACGCTGCTGTTCGAGGCGCTCGTCCTGGCGCTGTGCCGTGAGATGCCCTTTGCTGCGCTGGCCCGCGTGGTGGGGCTGTCCTGGCACCGCATGGCCGCCATCTGCAAGCGCTACGTCGAGCTGGCGCTCGATCAGGCCGACTTCTCCGAGGTCAAGCGCCTGGCCGCCGATGAGACCTCGCGCGCACGCGGCCACGATTACATCACCCTGGTCGCCGATGCCGACGCGCGCCGCGTGCTGTTCGTCACCGAAGGGCGCGATGCTGCCACGATTGAGGCCTTCGCTGACGATCTGAGGGCCCACGGCGGCGACCCCCAAGCCATCGAGTCGATCTCGATCGACATGTCGCCGGCCTTTATTAAGGGAGTCACGGAGAATCTGCCCAACGCCACCATCACCTTCGACAAGTTTCACGTCATCGCCCACGCCAGCGCGGCCGTCGACAAGATGCGCCGCATCGAGCAGCGCACCGACCCGTCTCTCAAGGGGATGCGCTGGAAGCTGCTCAAGGATCTGAACGCGCTCGAGCCGGCCGCGCGCGCCGAGCTCAACGAGTTCATCGCGCAGGTGGCCACCAAGCGCACCGCGCGCGCCTGGCTCTACAAGGAGCAACTGCGCGAGATCCTCGATCGCAAGCAGGTCAACGTCGTGCGCGCCATGCTCTGGCAGTGGACTGTCAACGTCATGCGCTCCAAGGTCGAGCCGATGAAGGCGGTGGCCAAGATGATCCGCAAGCACCTCGAAGGCATCGTCGCCTGGACCCGCACCCGCCAGACCAACGGCTTCCTGGAGGCCATCAACGGCCTCTTCCAGGCCGCCAAGCGCAAGGCCCGCGGATACGGGAGCTTCTCCACCATCCGCACCGTCGTGTTCCTGCTCGCCGGCAAGCTGGACTTCGGAAAACTCAATCGGCATGCCGCCTGA